The Acidimicrobiia bacterium genome has a segment encoding these proteins:
- a CDS encoding enoyl-CoA hydratase/isomerase family protein, protein MSLAEYEVAGAVATITLNRPPVNALNAELLADIESRVAAAEDDAVRAVIITGAKHFAAGADIGRFIESFDGGSDEPQASGLAALVRRIERLEKPVIAAISGYALGGGLELAMGADFRYMADDAKVGQPEILLGIIPGAGGTQRLARLIGFQKAKELNMSGRHVGADEALELGIADKLVPADELMSVARTEAARWADGPTKAYAAVKRAMGDGWGRPIDDAMAVESLVFNEVFSTADAEVGIRAFVAKETPRFSGR, encoded by the coding sequence ATGAGCCTTGCTGAATACGAGGTTGCTGGAGCGGTCGCCACCATCACCCTCAACCGACCACCCGTCAACGCCCTCAATGCGGAGCTTCTCGCCGACATCGAATCGCGGGTCGCCGCCGCCGAGGACGATGCGGTCAGGGCCGTGATCATCACCGGGGCGAAGCACTTCGCGGCAGGCGCCGATATCGGACGGTTCATCGAGTCGTTCGACGGCGGCTCAGACGAGCCCCAGGCCAGCGGCTTGGCTGCCCTCGTGCGGCGTATCGAACGCCTCGAGAAGCCTGTCATCGCAGCCATCTCGGGCTACGCACTCGGCGGGGGGCTCGAGCTGGCGATGGGAGCGGACTTCAGGTACATGGCGGATGACGCCAAGGTCGGGCAGCCGGAGATCCTGCTCGGAATCATCCCTGGGGCGGGTGGGACCCAGCGCCTTGCGCGCCTGATCGGGTTCCAGAAGGCGAAGGAGCTCAACATGTCCGGTCGGCATGTGGGAGCCGACGAGGCCCTCGAGCTCGGGATCGCCGACAAACTGGTCCCTGCTGACGAGCTCATGAGTGTCGCCCGCACGGAGGCGGCCCGGTGGGCGGATGGGCCGACGAAGGCCTATGCAGCAGTGAAGCGCGCCATGGGCGATGGTTGGGGGCGTCCCATCGACGATGCGATGGCGGTCGAGAGCCTGGTGTTCAACGAGGTGTTCTCGACCGCCGACGCGGAGGTCGGGATCAGAGCGTTCGTGGCCAAGGAGACGCCTCGGTTCTCGGGACGGTGA
- a CDS encoding NifU family protein, translated as MLEETLEYIRPALQADGGDLILLGTNGSTVTLQLVGACGGCPMSTMTLTAGIERILRDRVPGVEEVVAL; from the coding sequence ATCCTCGAGGAGACACTCGAGTACATCCGGCCGGCCCTCCAAGCGGACGGCGGCGACCTCATCCTCCTCGGGACGAACGGATCGACGGTGACGTTGCAGCTCGTCGGGGCGTGTGGCGGCTGCCCGATGTCCACCATGACGCTCACGGCCGGCATCGAGCGGATCCTCAGGGACAGGGTCCCTGGAGTCGAGGAAGTGGTCGCCCTCTGA
- a CDS encoding SpoIID/LytB domain-containing protein, whose translation MLIALAVVVGLASVAAEPVDEIEFVPVGGTVLEIAGVGAYAGTVRITQVGSVVSVTERVSLDEYLLGLREVPFSWPEAALEAQAIAARTYLARTMAGGRTSTGRRYGFDICATTQCQVYRGVPAGADIDRWQAAIEATSGFLVLDDGRPALTLYFSSAGSRTRANQDIFGSEPLPYLQPVDSPEAGVTPHETWTVDVPTSVLVTILGAEGFSVDRIVDIALDRPAEGAGPATVIVTTNEGVIRLASTGLRAILNRWGPQLYPGLFPGRRSDRTRLSQTLPSTSFDLTFSTGSGPPPTLARLLPAFDQGSAGAVRLVGEGWGHGVGMSQWGANAMAQDGADVAEILSHYYTGLHPTDAADLVPDEVLVGLSWDRAAVLVEASGPFDMLVNGVAFGGSGGAWEVRATAGGLALLPPEEQAALGSAIAGRWWPR comes from the coding sequence GTGCTGATCGCTCTGGCCGTGGTGGTGGGGTTGGCGTCTGTGGCTGCCGAGCCCGTCGACGAGATCGAGTTCGTGCCCGTCGGCGGCACGGTGCTCGAGATCGCAGGTGTGGGCGCCTACGCAGGCACGGTGCGGATCACCCAGGTCGGATCCGTCGTCTCAGTCACCGAGCGAGTCAGCCTGGACGAGTACCTGCTGGGACTGCGCGAGGTGCCGTTCTCGTGGCCCGAGGCGGCGCTCGAGGCGCAGGCGATCGCGGCCCGTACCTACCTGGCGCGCACCATGGCCGGTGGCCGAACGTCGACCGGCCGGCGCTACGGCTTCGACATCTGTGCCACGACCCAGTGCCAGGTGTATCGCGGCGTCCCGGCGGGGGCGGACATCGACCGATGGCAGGCGGCCATCGAGGCCACCTCCGGGTTTCTCGTGCTCGACGACGGGCGGCCCGCATTGACGCTCTACTTCTCGAGCGCCGGCTCGAGGACGAGGGCCAACCAGGACATCTTCGGATCCGAGCCACTTCCGTATCTCCAACCGGTCGACTCGCCCGAGGCGGGAGTCACGCCGCACGAGACGTGGACCGTCGACGTCCCGACGAGTGTCCTCGTCACGATCTTGGGCGCCGAAGGCTTCTCGGTCGATCGGATCGTCGACATCGCCCTCGACAGGCCCGCCGAAGGAGCCGGGCCGGCCACCGTGATCGTCACGACGAACGAGGGCGTGATCCGTCTGGCGTCCACGGGACTGAGGGCGATCCTGAATCGGTGGGGCCCGCAGCTGTATCCCGGCCTGTTCCCAGGGCGCCGCAGCGACCGCACGCGGCTGTCGCAGACCCTCCCGAGCACCTCGTTCGACCTGACGTTCTCGACAGGTTCGGGGCCGCCGCCCACGCTCGCCAGGCTGCTGCCGGCATTCGACCAGGGATCGGCAGGTGCTGTGCGGCTCGTCGGCGAGGGGTGGGGGCACGGGGTCGGGATGAGCCAGTGGGGCGCCAACGCCATGGCACAGGACGGAGCGGATGTCGCCGAGATCCTGTCGCACTACTACACGGGCCTCCACCCGACGGACGCTGCGGATCTCGTTCCGGATGAGGTGCTCGTCGGCCTGTCGTGGGATCGCGCCGCGGTCCTCGTCGAGGCGAGCGGGCCCTTCGACATGCTGGTCAACGGCGTGGCTTTCGGGGGGTCGGGGGGCGCATGGGAGGTGCGGGCGACCGCCGGTGGGCTGGCACTCCTCCCTCCGGAAGAGCAGGCTGCGCTCGGGTCCGCCATCGCAGGGCGGTGGTGGCCGCGCTGA
- the meaB gene encoding methylmalonyl Co-A mutase-associated GTPase MeaB, translating into MIAAARAGDRRALARIITQVEERLPDGAAALALLFPSGGRSWTTGITGAPGAGKSTLTGAMVAALRERETEVAVVAVDPSSPFTGGAILGDRIRMQHFIDDHGVYIRSMASRGNLGGIASTTPRVLTILDGIGFPEVIVETVGVGQAEVEIASAADTTIVVVNPRWGDSVQAAKAGLLEIGDVFVVNKADRPGSEDTIRDLRLMLELGGKRDWVPPIVETVATELTGIAEVWRAVDDHRAYLLEAGRLEVLRDRRAESMMEEAVRDELRVRLQAVRNSDRWQELVGRVVERTIDPWSASEALLAGGPQR; encoded by the coding sequence ATGATCGCCGCCGCCAGGGCGGGCGATCGAAGAGCACTCGCCCGGATCATCACCCAGGTAGAGGAGCGGTTGCCGGACGGAGCCGCCGCTCTCGCTCTCCTCTTCCCGTCCGGGGGACGGTCGTGGACGACCGGGATCACGGGCGCCCCCGGAGCCGGCAAGTCGACGCTGACCGGCGCCATGGTCGCCGCCCTGCGGGAGCGAGAGACCGAGGTGGCGGTCGTCGCCGTCGACCCGTCGAGCCCGTTCACGGGCGGCGCCATCCTCGGCGACCGCATCCGGATGCAGCACTTCATCGACGACCACGGCGTCTACATCCGGTCGATGGCGAGTAGAGGCAATCTCGGCGGCATCGCATCTACGACTCCACGGGTGTTGACCATCCTCGACGGCATCGGATTCCCGGAGGTGATCGTCGAGACCGTCGGCGTCGGACAGGCCGAAGTCGAGATCGCGTCGGCGGCCGACACCACGATCGTGGTGGTCAATCCCCGTTGGGGCGACAGCGTTCAGGCAGCGAAAGCCGGGCTTCTCGAGATCGGAGACGTGTTCGTCGTCAACAAGGCGGACCGGCCGGGGTCGGAGGACACGATCCGCGACCTCCGGCTGATGCTCGAGCTGGGCGGCAAACGCGACTGGGTTCCTCCGATCGTGGAGACGGTCGCAACCGAGCTCACCGGTATCGCCGAAGTGTGGCGTGCCGTCGACGACCATCGCGCCTACCTCTTGGAAGCCGGTCGGCTCGAGGTCCTCCGCGACAGGCGAGCCGAATCGATGATGGAGGAGGCCGTGCGCGACGAGCTGCGGGTACGGCTCCAAGCTGTTCGGAACAGCGACCGGTGGCAGGAGCTGGTGGGCCGGGTGGTCGAGCGGACCATCGATCCGTGGTCGGCGAGCGAGGCCCTGCTCGCGGGTGGACCGCAGCGGTAG
- a CDS encoding MFS transporter produces MLSPTRLAYAFRVGAPPALFAGAVAVALMFGATPFLIPEVAERYGISEGLAGTISVAQVGAFAVVNFVVPRLKAPSAAMLRLAVGALVVANVVSAISGAFPLLLAARMLAGGAAGTLTWIAWADAMRRPRSMASLAVAGPVTALVGAPILGVVSELGDQAVYSLLAASVIPALFLAAPAEAFAPRMEREVSASRSNKVLLVALMLLTLSGASLFVYEAVAARDIVGLSATWSSIGFSLNAAGGLVGARLASRHRRPGVWLATAAPAAWLTVGGGTPILFFIGMTWWGFAFWMGVPGVMQMLVERSLESSERAGDAQGFMAFGRAIGPGIGGAFVNADGLSQLAVTSSIGLAMSGFLVMGVQEGRERLPPTDPRTAVLP; encoded by the coding sequence GTGCTCAGCCCCACCCGCCTCGCATACGCCTTCCGCGTCGGTGCCCCGCCGGCATTGTTCGCCGGGGCCGTCGCAGTTGCCCTCATGTTCGGTGCGACGCCTTTCCTCATCCCGGAAGTGGCCGAGCGGTACGGGATAAGCGAGGGTCTCGCCGGCACCATCTCGGTGGCGCAGGTCGGCGCCTTCGCCGTCGTCAACTTCGTGGTTCCCCGCCTCAAGGCGCCGTCGGCCGCCATGCTCCGCCTGGCGGTGGGCGCCCTCGTCGTCGCCAACGTCGTGAGCGCCATCAGCGGGGCGTTCCCGCTGCTCCTGGCGGCGCGAATGCTCGCGGGCGGAGCCGCCGGGACCCTCACCTGGATCGCCTGGGCGGACGCGATGCGCCGCCCAAGGTCGATGGCGAGCCTGGCCGTCGCCGGTCCGGTGACCGCACTCGTCGGCGCTCCGATCCTCGGAGTGGTCTCTGAGCTCGGGGACCAGGCCGTGTACTCGCTTCTCGCTGCGTCCGTGATCCCGGCCCTCTTCCTCGCGGCACCGGCCGAGGCGTTTGCCCCGCGGATGGAACGTGAGGTGAGCGCATCCCGGTCGAACAAGGTGCTCCTCGTGGCGCTCATGCTGCTCACGCTCTCCGGGGCGAGCCTCTTCGTCTACGAGGCGGTTGCCGCCAGGGACATCGTCGGCCTGAGCGCGACGTGGTCTTCGATCGGCTTCAGCCTCAATGCGGCCGGCGGCCTCGTCGGTGCCCGCCTCGCTTCGAGGCACAGACGGCCGGGGGTGTGGCTGGCCACTGCGGCGCCGGCCGCTTGGCTGACCGTCGGAGGGGGGACGCCGATCCTGTTCTTCATCGGCATGACGTGGTGGGGCTTCGCATTCTGGATGGGGGTCCCCGGGGTCATGCAGATGCTCGTCGAGCGTTCGCTCGAGTCGAGCGAACGTGCCGGCGACGCCCAGGGCTTCATGGCCTTCGGACGGGCGATCGGCCCAGGTATCGGCGGAGCGTTCGTGAACGCAGATGGCCTATCCCAGCTCGCAGTGACTTCGAGCATCGGGTTGGCGATGTCCGGATTCCTCGTCATGGGGGTCCAGGAAGGACGAGAGCGCCTGCCTCCGACCGATCCGCGCACCGCCGTACTCCCGTGA